One window from the genome of Kryptolebias marmoratus isolate JLee-2015 linkage group LG1, ASM164957v2, whole genome shotgun sequence encodes:
- the LOC108236544 gene encoding AP2-associated protein kinase 1-like isoform X1: MKKFFDTRREFAGSGPGAGAGGGGAGSGGGVSFIGRVFSVGRYQVTVEETIAEGGFAIVFLVRTHQGQRCALKRMYVNNEHDLQICKLEIQIMRDLVGNRNIVGFLDSSLTAVGAGDVWEVLILMDYCRGGQVVNLMNQRLQTGFSEAEVLQIFCDTCEAVARLHQCNTPIIHRDLKVENILLHDQGHYVLCDFGSATNHFQNPQTEGVAVVEEEIKKYTTLSYRAPEMVNLYGGKVITTKADIWALGCLLYKLCYFTLPFGESQVAICDGSFTIPDNSRYSQEIHCLIRYMLEPDPDMRPDIYQVSHFAFKLARRECPVPNLYNSPIPAKLPEPIRASEAVAKKSQTKARLTDPVPMTETSIAPRQRPKAGQAQSQPISGILPIQPALTPRKRPNVATGTPPAVGVGVPAATPVQPAQQAPTAQAAPQTANVQPQPAQHQQLLMKQQQVSAFLSLQSNQQHQLQRMPQQQTPFQASTLLQSKAKPVPSVLTHQVQQHVVHETAASHLIPIPESAAIGPADGPETAGREIHKAGSLTPPSSPKAAPKSGHRRILSDVTHSAVFGVPVSKSTQLLQAAAAEASLNKSKSVSTTPSGSPCSSQQSVYHPGGADAPSALTAPSSQPSWNPFGDDNFSKLTAEELLNKDFAKLAETAPVGEKGSNSNESLILELNAFPADVCVDSLIPGLDAPQTQQHSGQPERVAASMPDSFTGEDSLLGQDLLTHTSCGNQPVSALSSSYPSVPPGCGSGSCLEELQPAQTASDSSFLMSGGKKVNDDEFDPIPVLIPKNSNQDLQGESNGYSVLEEGLETEELEGNALNNDGCEHSSDEDEQKEAQKVERQDEGAVESNVAAHDCGGSRPLLMDSEEEEEHGPQLALQSSHHPNTLSVQSSSAFPQPCTTGHNHSWHVSEPAQGADVTPDVFSKAPFPVPQEDSVDVFANAPFPRAPLAAQEQLDVFSQAPFGKRKEPKAAQPKTSYPQASAAQSLTSDQGVLGQKVQQPFRPQALSKYSRHFEGPVPQQQGAAHRVVSDAAAAPAGPLHSWTSDVNTVDPFVSAPFNLKAPQDKP; encoded by the exons GAGGTTTTGCGATAGTTTTCCTGGTGCGGACACATCAAGGCCAGCGTTGTGCGCTAAAACGAATGTACGTCAACAACGAACACGACCTGCAGATCTGCAAACTTGAGATACAGATTATG agaGACTTGGTTGGTAACAGAAACATAGTTGGTTTTCTGGACTCCAGCTTAACTGCAGTCGGAGCCGGTGATGTGTGGGAAGTCCTAATCTTAATGGACTACTGTCGAG GTGGGCAGGTGGTAAACCTAATGAACCAGCGACTGCAGACGGGTTTCAGTGAAGCTGAGGTGTTGCAGATCTTTTGTGACACGTGTGAAGCAGTCGCTCGCCTTCATCAGTGCAACACTCCCATCATCCACCGAGATCTCAAG GTGGAGAATATTCTTCTGCATGACCAGGGACACTACGTGCTCTGTGACTTTGGAAGTGCCACCAACCACTTCCAAAATCCTCAGACAGAGGGGGTCGCAGTCGTggaagaagaaattaaaaa GTACACTACGCTCTCGTATCGGGCTCCAGAGATGGTCAACCTCTACGGCGGAAAAGTCATCACAACAAAGGCGGATATTTGG GCTTTAGGTTGTCTACTTTATAAGCTATGCTACTTCACCCTTCCCTTTGGCGAGAGCCAAGTGGCTATTTGTGATGGCAGTTTTACCATCCCTGACAATTCCCGCTACTCCCAGGAAATACACTGTCTCATTA gATACATGCTGGAACCTGATCCAGACATGAGACCAGATATCTACCAAGTGTCCCACTTTGCCTTTAAACTGGCTCGACGAGAGTGCCCTGTCCCAAATTTATAT AATTCACCCATTCCTGCAAAACTTCCTGAGCCTATCAGAGCCAGTGAAGCTGTAGCCAAAAAGAGTCAAACCAAAGCCAG ACTCACAGATCCAGTTCCTATGACAGAAACCTCAATTGCTCCGAGACAGCGGCCCAAAGCGGGGCAGGCACAGTCCCAGCCGATATCAGGCATTCTTCCCATCCAGCCAGCTCTCACCCCACGCAAGAGGCCTAATGTGGCTACAGGAACGCCGCCGGCTGTAG GTGTCGGTGTCCCAGCTGCAACTCCTGTCCAACCTGCTCAACAGGCTCCTACTGCACAAGCTGCTCCACAGACAGCCAACGTGCAGCCACAGCCTGCgcagcatcagcagctcctCATGAAGCAGCAGCAAGTCTCAGCCTTCTTAAGCCTGCAGAGCAACCAGCAG CATCAACTACAGAGGATGCCCCAACAGCAAACGCCTTTCCAAGCATCTACGCTGCTGCAGTCCAAAGCTAAACCTGTTCCTTCAGTTCTTACCCATCAAGTTCAGCAGCATGTAGTCCATGAAACGGCAGCGTCTCATCTCATTCCCATCCCCGAGTCTGCAGCTATTGGTCCTGCAGATGGCCCAGAG aCTGCAGGCAGAGAGATTCACAAAGCTGGCTCTTTGACACCCCCCTCGTCACCGAAGGCAGCCCCTAAAAGTGGCCACAGACGAATCCTGAGCGATGTCACCCACAGTGCCGTGTTCGGAGTCCCAGTCAGCAAGTCCACCCAGCTACTTCAGGCAGCCGCAGCTGAGGCCAGCCTCAACAAGTCCAA ATCCGTTAGCACCACTCCCTCTGGCTCCCCCTGCTCATCCCAGCAGAGTGTGTATCATCCAGGTGGTGCTGACGCTCCCTCGGCGCTCACCGCTCCCAGCTCTCAGCCCAGCTGGAACCCCTTTGGAGATGATAATTTCTCCAAGCTGACAGCAGAGGAGCTACTCAACAAGGACTTTGCAAAGCTTGCCGAGA CTGCTCCAGTGGGAGAAAAAGGCTCAAATTCCAATGAAAGTCTCATTCTAGAGCTCAATGCTTTTCCAG CAGACGTGTGTGTGGATTCGCTAATACCTGGTTTAGATGCTCCCCAGACCCAGCAGCATTCAGGCCAGCCAGAGCGTGTTGCTGCCAGCATGCCAG ATTCTTTCACTGGGGAGGACTCTCTCTTGGGTCAGGATCTGTTAACTCACACTTCTTGTGGAAACCAGCCCGTCTCTGCTCTCTCTTCCTCCTACCCTTCTGTTCCCCCTGGTTGTGGCTCTGGATCCTGTCTGGAGGAGCTGCAACCTGCTCAGACTGCCTCTG ACTCTTCTTTCCTCATGTCTGGTGGGAAGAAGGTCAATGACGATGAGTTTGACCCTATTCCTGTGCTCATCCCCAAAAATTCAAACCAAG ATCTCCAAGGGGAGAGTAATGGGTACTCTGTGCTTGAGGAGGGACTAGAGACTGAAGAGCTTGAGGGAAATGCTCTGAACAATGATGGCTGCGAGCACTCCAGTGATGAGGATGAACAGAAAGAAGCTCAGAAGGTGGAGCGACAGGATGAAGGAGCTGTTGAGAGTAATGTCGCTGCACATGACTGCGGTGGCTCCAGACCTCTGCTGATGGACtcagaagaggaggaagagcacGGACCTCAGTTAGCACTACAATCATCACATCACCCCAACACATTATCAGTACAATCATCCTCCGCCTTCCCCCAACCATGCACAACTGGTCACAATCATTCCTGGCATGTATCCGAGCCAGCACAGGGGGCCGATGTCACTCCTGATGTCTTCTCTAAAGCCCCGTTTCCGGTTCCACAGGAGGACTCCGTGGATGTATTTGCCAACGCTCCGTTTCCACGCGCCCCGCTTGCAGCTCAGGAGCAGCTCGACGTGTTCTCGCAGGCTCCCTTTGGAAAACGGAAGGAGCCCAAAGCAGCACAACCGAAGACCTCGTACCCCCAAGCGTCTGCTGCTCAGAGCCTAACCTCTGACCAGGGAGTGCTGGGACAAAAGGTCCAACAACCGTTCCGCCCTCAAGCTCTGTCCAAATACTCCCGACACTTCGAGGGGCCGGTGCCGCAGCAGCAGGGTGCAGCTCACAGAGTCGTGTCCGATGcggcagcagctccagctggaCCGCTTCACTCATGGACCTCTGACGTAAACACTGTAGACCCCTTCGTCTCTGCGCCCTTTAACCTAAAAGCACCACAAGATAAACCCTGA
- the LOC108236544 gene encoding AP2-associated protein kinase 1-like isoform X7: MKKFFDTRREFAGSGPGAGAGGGGAGSGGGVSFIGRVFSVGRYQVTVEETIAEGGFAIVFLVRTHQGQRCALKRMYVNNEHDLQICKLEIQIMRDLVGNRNIVGFLDSSLTAVGAGDVWEVLILMDYCRGGQVVNLMNQRLQTGFSEAEVLQIFCDTCEAVARLHQCNTPIIHRDLKVENILLHDQGHYVLCDFGSATNHFQNPQTEGVAVVEEEIKKYTTLSYRAPEMVNLYGGKVITTKADIWALGCLLYKLCYFTLPFGESQVAICDGSFTIPDNSRYSQEIHCLIRYMLEPDPDMRPDIYQVSHFAFKLARRECPVPNLYNSPIPAKLPEPIRASEAVAKKSQTKARLTDPVPMTETSIAPRQRPKAGQAQSQPISGILPIQPALTPRKRPNVATGTPPAVGVGVPAATPVQPAQQAPTAQAAPQTANVQPQPAQHQQLLMKQQQVSAFLSLQSNQQHQLQRMPQQQTPFQASTLLQSKAKPVPSVLTHQVQQHVVHETAASHLIPIPESAAIGPADGPETAGREIHKAGSLTPPSSPKAAPKSGHRRILSDVTHSAVFGVPVSKSTQLLQAAAAEASLNKSKSVSTTPSGSPCSSQQSVYHPGGADAPSALTAPSSQPSWNPFGDDNFSKLTAEELLNKDFAKLAETAPVGEKGSNSNESLILELNAFPDVCVDSLIPGLDAPQTQQHSGQPERVAASMPDLQGESNGYSVLEEGLETEELEGNALNNDGCEHSSDEDEQKEAQKVERQDEGAVESNVAAHDCGGSRPLLMDSEEEEEHGPQLALQSSHHPNTLSVQSSSAFPQPCTTGHNHSWHVSEPAQGADVTPDVFSKAPFPVPQEDSVDVFANAPFPRAPLAAQEQLDVFSQAPFGKRKEPKAAQPKTSYPQASAAQSLTSDQGVLGQKVQQPFRPQALSKYSRHFEGPVPQQQGAAHRVVSDAAAAPAGPLHSWTSDVNTVDPFVSAPFNLKAPQDKP; this comes from the exons GAGGTTTTGCGATAGTTTTCCTGGTGCGGACACATCAAGGCCAGCGTTGTGCGCTAAAACGAATGTACGTCAACAACGAACACGACCTGCAGATCTGCAAACTTGAGATACAGATTATG agaGACTTGGTTGGTAACAGAAACATAGTTGGTTTTCTGGACTCCAGCTTAACTGCAGTCGGAGCCGGTGATGTGTGGGAAGTCCTAATCTTAATGGACTACTGTCGAG GTGGGCAGGTGGTAAACCTAATGAACCAGCGACTGCAGACGGGTTTCAGTGAAGCTGAGGTGTTGCAGATCTTTTGTGACACGTGTGAAGCAGTCGCTCGCCTTCATCAGTGCAACACTCCCATCATCCACCGAGATCTCAAG GTGGAGAATATTCTTCTGCATGACCAGGGACACTACGTGCTCTGTGACTTTGGAAGTGCCACCAACCACTTCCAAAATCCTCAGACAGAGGGGGTCGCAGTCGTggaagaagaaattaaaaa GTACACTACGCTCTCGTATCGGGCTCCAGAGATGGTCAACCTCTACGGCGGAAAAGTCATCACAACAAAGGCGGATATTTGG GCTTTAGGTTGTCTACTTTATAAGCTATGCTACTTCACCCTTCCCTTTGGCGAGAGCCAAGTGGCTATTTGTGATGGCAGTTTTACCATCCCTGACAATTCCCGCTACTCCCAGGAAATACACTGTCTCATTA gATACATGCTGGAACCTGATCCAGACATGAGACCAGATATCTACCAAGTGTCCCACTTTGCCTTTAAACTGGCTCGACGAGAGTGCCCTGTCCCAAATTTATAT AATTCACCCATTCCTGCAAAACTTCCTGAGCCTATCAGAGCCAGTGAAGCTGTAGCCAAAAAGAGTCAAACCAAAGCCAG ACTCACAGATCCAGTTCCTATGACAGAAACCTCAATTGCTCCGAGACAGCGGCCCAAAGCGGGGCAGGCACAGTCCCAGCCGATATCAGGCATTCTTCCCATCCAGCCAGCTCTCACCCCACGCAAGAGGCCTAATGTGGCTACAGGAACGCCGCCGGCTGTAG GTGTCGGTGTCCCAGCTGCAACTCCTGTCCAACCTGCTCAACAGGCTCCTACTGCACAAGCTGCTCCACAGACAGCCAACGTGCAGCCACAGCCTGCgcagcatcagcagctcctCATGAAGCAGCAGCAAGTCTCAGCCTTCTTAAGCCTGCAGAGCAACCAGCAG CATCAACTACAGAGGATGCCCCAACAGCAAACGCCTTTCCAAGCATCTACGCTGCTGCAGTCCAAAGCTAAACCTGTTCCTTCAGTTCTTACCCATCAAGTTCAGCAGCATGTAGTCCATGAAACGGCAGCGTCTCATCTCATTCCCATCCCCGAGTCTGCAGCTATTGGTCCTGCAGATGGCCCAGAG aCTGCAGGCAGAGAGATTCACAAAGCTGGCTCTTTGACACCCCCCTCGTCACCGAAGGCAGCCCCTAAAAGTGGCCACAGACGAATCCTGAGCGATGTCACCCACAGTGCCGTGTTCGGAGTCCCAGTCAGCAAGTCCACCCAGCTACTTCAGGCAGCCGCAGCTGAGGCCAGCCTCAACAAGTCCAA ATCCGTTAGCACCACTCCCTCTGGCTCCCCCTGCTCATCCCAGCAGAGTGTGTATCATCCAGGTGGTGCTGACGCTCCCTCGGCGCTCACCGCTCCCAGCTCTCAGCCCAGCTGGAACCCCTTTGGAGATGATAATTTCTCCAAGCTGACAGCAGAGGAGCTACTCAACAAGGACTTTGCAAAGCTTGCCGAGA CTGCTCCAGTGGGAGAAAAAGGCTCAAATTCCAATGAAAGTCTCATTCTAGAGCTCAATGCTTTTCCAG ACGTGTGTGTGGATTCGCTAATACCTGGTTTAGATGCTCCCCAGACCCAGCAGCATTCAGGCCAGCCAGAGCGTGTTGCTGCCAGCATGCCAG ATCTCCAAGGGGAGAGTAATGGGTACTCTGTGCTTGAGGAGGGACTAGAGACTGAAGAGCTTGAGGGAAATGCTCTGAACAATGATGGCTGCGAGCACTCCAGTGATGAGGATGAACAGAAAGAAGCTCAGAAGGTGGAGCGACAGGATGAAGGAGCTGTTGAGAGTAATGTCGCTGCACATGACTGCGGTGGCTCCAGACCTCTGCTGATGGACtcagaagaggaggaagagcacGGACCTCAGTTAGCACTACAATCATCACATCACCCCAACACATTATCAGTACAATCATCCTCCGCCTTCCCCCAACCATGCACAACTGGTCACAATCATTCCTGGCATGTATCCGAGCCAGCACAGGGGGCCGATGTCACTCCTGATGTCTTCTCTAAAGCCCCGTTTCCGGTTCCACAGGAGGACTCCGTGGATGTATTTGCCAACGCTCCGTTTCCACGCGCCCCGCTTGCAGCTCAGGAGCAGCTCGACGTGTTCTCGCAGGCTCCCTTTGGAAAACGGAAGGAGCCCAAAGCAGCACAACCGAAGACCTCGTACCCCCAAGCGTCTGCTGCTCAGAGCCTAACCTCTGACCAGGGAGTGCTGGGACAAAAGGTCCAACAACCGTTCCGCCCTCAAGCTCTGTCCAAATACTCCCGACACTTCGAGGGGCCGGTGCCGCAGCAGCAGGGTGCAGCTCACAGAGTCGTGTCCGATGcggcagcagctccagctggaCCGCTTCACTCATGGACCTCTGACGTAAACACTGTAGACCCCTTCGTCTCTGCGCCCTTTAACCTAAAAGCACCACAAGATAAACCCTGA
- the LOC108236544 gene encoding AP2-associated protein kinase 1-like isoform X8 codes for MKKFFDTRREFAGSGPGAGAGGGGAGSGGGVSFIGRVFSVGRYQVTVEETIAEGGFAIVFLVRTHQGQRCALKRMYVNNEHDLQICKLEIQIMRDLVGNRNIVGFLDSSLTAVGAGDVWEVLILMDYCRGGQVVNLMNQRLQTGFSEAEVLQIFCDTCEAVARLHQCNTPIIHRDLKVENILLHDQGHYVLCDFGSATNHFQNPQTEGVAVVEEEIKKYTTLSYRAPEMVNLYGGKVITTKADIWALGCLLYKLCYFTLPFGESQVAICDGSFTIPDNSRYSQEIHCLIRYMLEPDPDMRPDIYQVSHFAFKLARRECPVPNLYNSPIPAKLPEPIRASEAVAKKSQTKARLTDPVPMTETSIAPRQRPKAGQAQSQPISGILPIQPALTPRKRPNVATGTPPAVGVGVPAATPVQPAQQAPTAQAAPQTANVQPQPAQHQQLLMKQQQVSAFLSLQSNQQHQLQRMPQQQTPFQASTLLQSKAKPVPSVLTHQVQQHVVHETAASHLIPIPESAAIGPADGPETAGREIHKAGSLTPPSSPKAAPKSGHRRILSDVTHSAVFGVPVSKSTQLLQAAAAEASLNKSKSVSTTPSGSPCSSQQSVYHPGGADAPSALTAPSSQPSWNPFGDDNFSKLTAEELLNKDFAKLAETAPVGEKGSNSNESLILELNAFPDLQGESNGYSVLEEGLETEELEGNALNNDGCEHSSDEDEQKEAQKVERQDEGAVESNVAAHDCGGSRPLLMDSEEEEEHGPQLALQSSHHPNTLSVQSSSAFPQPCTTGHNHSWHVSEPAQGADVTPDVFSKAPFPVPQEDSVDVFANAPFPRAPLAAQEQLDVFSQAPFGKRKEPKAAQPKTSYPQASAAQSLTSDQGVLGQKVQQPFRPQALSKYSRHFEGPVPQQQGAAHRVVSDAAAAPAGPLHSWTSDVNTVDPFVSAPFNLKAPQDKP; via the exons GAGGTTTTGCGATAGTTTTCCTGGTGCGGACACATCAAGGCCAGCGTTGTGCGCTAAAACGAATGTACGTCAACAACGAACACGACCTGCAGATCTGCAAACTTGAGATACAGATTATG agaGACTTGGTTGGTAACAGAAACATAGTTGGTTTTCTGGACTCCAGCTTAACTGCAGTCGGAGCCGGTGATGTGTGGGAAGTCCTAATCTTAATGGACTACTGTCGAG GTGGGCAGGTGGTAAACCTAATGAACCAGCGACTGCAGACGGGTTTCAGTGAAGCTGAGGTGTTGCAGATCTTTTGTGACACGTGTGAAGCAGTCGCTCGCCTTCATCAGTGCAACACTCCCATCATCCACCGAGATCTCAAG GTGGAGAATATTCTTCTGCATGACCAGGGACACTACGTGCTCTGTGACTTTGGAAGTGCCACCAACCACTTCCAAAATCCTCAGACAGAGGGGGTCGCAGTCGTggaagaagaaattaaaaa GTACACTACGCTCTCGTATCGGGCTCCAGAGATGGTCAACCTCTACGGCGGAAAAGTCATCACAACAAAGGCGGATATTTGG GCTTTAGGTTGTCTACTTTATAAGCTATGCTACTTCACCCTTCCCTTTGGCGAGAGCCAAGTGGCTATTTGTGATGGCAGTTTTACCATCCCTGACAATTCCCGCTACTCCCAGGAAATACACTGTCTCATTA gATACATGCTGGAACCTGATCCAGACATGAGACCAGATATCTACCAAGTGTCCCACTTTGCCTTTAAACTGGCTCGACGAGAGTGCCCTGTCCCAAATTTATAT AATTCACCCATTCCTGCAAAACTTCCTGAGCCTATCAGAGCCAGTGAAGCTGTAGCCAAAAAGAGTCAAACCAAAGCCAG ACTCACAGATCCAGTTCCTATGACAGAAACCTCAATTGCTCCGAGACAGCGGCCCAAAGCGGGGCAGGCACAGTCCCAGCCGATATCAGGCATTCTTCCCATCCAGCCAGCTCTCACCCCACGCAAGAGGCCTAATGTGGCTACAGGAACGCCGCCGGCTGTAG GTGTCGGTGTCCCAGCTGCAACTCCTGTCCAACCTGCTCAACAGGCTCCTACTGCACAAGCTGCTCCACAGACAGCCAACGTGCAGCCACAGCCTGCgcagcatcagcagctcctCATGAAGCAGCAGCAAGTCTCAGCCTTCTTAAGCCTGCAGAGCAACCAGCAG CATCAACTACAGAGGATGCCCCAACAGCAAACGCCTTTCCAAGCATCTACGCTGCTGCAGTCCAAAGCTAAACCTGTTCCTTCAGTTCTTACCCATCAAGTTCAGCAGCATGTAGTCCATGAAACGGCAGCGTCTCATCTCATTCCCATCCCCGAGTCTGCAGCTATTGGTCCTGCAGATGGCCCAGAG aCTGCAGGCAGAGAGATTCACAAAGCTGGCTCTTTGACACCCCCCTCGTCACCGAAGGCAGCCCCTAAAAGTGGCCACAGACGAATCCTGAGCGATGTCACCCACAGTGCCGTGTTCGGAGTCCCAGTCAGCAAGTCCACCCAGCTACTTCAGGCAGCCGCAGCTGAGGCCAGCCTCAACAAGTCCAA ATCCGTTAGCACCACTCCCTCTGGCTCCCCCTGCTCATCCCAGCAGAGTGTGTATCATCCAGGTGGTGCTGACGCTCCCTCGGCGCTCACCGCTCCCAGCTCTCAGCCCAGCTGGAACCCCTTTGGAGATGATAATTTCTCCAAGCTGACAGCAGAGGAGCTACTCAACAAGGACTTTGCAAAGCTTGCCGAGA CTGCTCCAGTGGGAGAAAAAGGCTCAAATTCCAATGAAAGTCTCATTCTAGAGCTCAATGCTTTTCCAG ATCTCCAAGGGGAGAGTAATGGGTACTCTGTGCTTGAGGAGGGACTAGAGACTGAAGAGCTTGAGGGAAATGCTCTGAACAATGATGGCTGCGAGCACTCCAGTGATGAGGATGAACAGAAAGAAGCTCAGAAGGTGGAGCGACAGGATGAAGGAGCTGTTGAGAGTAATGTCGCTGCACATGACTGCGGTGGCTCCAGACCTCTGCTGATGGACtcagaagaggaggaagagcacGGACCTCAGTTAGCACTACAATCATCACATCACCCCAACACATTATCAGTACAATCATCCTCCGCCTTCCCCCAACCATGCACAACTGGTCACAATCATTCCTGGCATGTATCCGAGCCAGCACAGGGGGCCGATGTCACTCCTGATGTCTTCTCTAAAGCCCCGTTTCCGGTTCCACAGGAGGACTCCGTGGATGTATTTGCCAACGCTCCGTTTCCACGCGCCCCGCTTGCAGCTCAGGAGCAGCTCGACGTGTTCTCGCAGGCTCCCTTTGGAAAACGGAAGGAGCCCAAAGCAGCACAACCGAAGACCTCGTACCCCCAAGCGTCTGCTGCTCAGAGCCTAACCTCTGACCAGGGAGTGCTGGGACAAAAGGTCCAACAACCGTTCCGCCCTCAAGCTCTGTCCAAATACTCCCGACACTTCGAGGGGCCGGTGCCGCAGCAGCAGGGTGCAGCTCACAGAGTCGTGTCCGATGcggcagcagctccagctggaCCGCTTCACTCATGGACCTCTGACGTAAACACTGTAGACCCCTTCGTCTCTGCGCCCTTTAACCTAAAAGCACCACAAGATAAACCCTGA